A part of Desulfobulbaceae bacterium genomic DNA contains:
- a CDS encoding response regulator, with the protein MKKQYIYFLLTVTSAFVLSFYWEFVIEPLESLSLLNTGAEVSNRERWEHVVIVTIFCCIALIFPTYWLGKTEKEKNTAIGALDQQTKFSRKSEQEYRTLFEQAGDYIVVLELSEEEGPVIVDANQAACDMHGYRREELLGTPIKDIDKGLNKEQMRVRLDRVMSGETIIFETAHQKKDGTIFPVEVSTRLMETDEGPPRLISIERDLTDRKQKEIELCKAKEAAEKANKAKSDFLANMSHEIRTPMNAIIGLNRLALDTDLTDKQRHYLITVQDAAKSLLYLFNDILDSDKVEAGLMELENKIFDLSRVLDSIIDIFIGTAREKGLDLRLELSGKVHTSLVGDELRLRQVLINLLSNAIKFTESGHIIISCEMISQNESEVFIKIRIVDSGIGIPQHAQKLIFDNFSHANSSMTRTHGGTGLGLSISEQIIKLMGGEMRVESKIGKGSTFSFTASFKKSQVSPASEVREQDKTFLTWAGPPLKILLAEDNPFNQDLAKIILEKQGHHVEVAQNGREALGFLIDADFDVILMDVQMPIMDGLTTTRLIRRCETTKNPIAGEQQELLQKLSRKICAGHIPIVAMTAYAMSEDRKKCLDAGMDDYVAKPFEEEEIYRALAKVTTPPDQQKQSQS; encoded by the coding sequence ATGAAAAAACAATATATATATTTTCTCCTGACAGTAACCAGTGCCTTTGTCCTCTCTTTTTATTGGGAGTTTGTCATTGAGCCACTCGAATCACTCTCTTTATTGAATACAGGTGCTGAGGTATCTAACAGAGAACGCTGGGAGCATGTTGTTATTGTTACCATTTTTTGTTGTATAGCGTTAATTTTCCCTACCTATTGGCTTGGTAAAACAGAAAAGGAGAAAAATACGGCCATTGGGGCATTAGACCAGCAAACTAAATTTTCACGGAAGAGCGAACAGGAATATAGGACTCTTTTTGAGCAGGCGGGTGACTATATCGTTGTATTAGAGCTTTCAGAAGAAGAAGGTCCCGTCATTGTTGATGCAAACCAGGCTGCTTGTGATATGCACGGATACCGCCGTGAAGAATTATTGGGCACTCCCATTAAGGACATTGATAAAGGGCTGAACAAGGAACAGATGCGAGTCCGCCTGGACAGGGTGATGTCCGGTGAAACCATTATATTCGAGACCGCACACCAAAAAAAGGATGGAACAATCTTCCCTGTTGAAGTCTCTACCAGACTTATGGAAACAGACGAAGGTCCACCTCGCCTTATCTCAATAGAACGTGACCTCACGGATCGTAAACAAAAAGAAATAGAACTGTGTAAGGCAAAAGAGGCAGCGGAGAAGGCCAATAAGGCAAAGAGTGATTTTTTGGCCAACATGAGCCATGAGATTCGCACCCCCATGAACGCAATAATCGGTTTGAATCGTCTAGCGCTTGATACAGATCTTACCGATAAACAACGTCATTATTTAATCACCGTCCAGGATGCTGCTAAGTCATTACTCTACCTGTTTAATGATATTCTTGATTCCGACAAGGTCGAGGCTGGCCTGATGGAGTTAGAGAATAAAATCTTTGATTTGTCCCGCGTTCTTGATTCAATTATTGATATTTTCATTGGAACAGCTAGGGAAAAAGGCTTGGATTTACGTCTTGAACTCTCTGGTAAGGTGCATACCTCTCTCGTTGGTGATGAACTGAGGTTACGGCAGGTTCTTATAAATCTTCTTAGCAATGCAATCAAATTCACTGAAAGTGGTCATATAATTATTTCCTGTGAAATGATTTCCCAAAATGAAAGTGAGGTGTTCATAAAAATTCGAATTGTTGATTCAGGGATTGGTATTCCTCAACATGCCCAGAAACTGATTTTTGATAATTTTTCACATGCCAACAGCAGCATGACCAGAACTCATGGCGGTACAGGACTAGGACTCTCCATTAGCGAACAAATAATTAAACTTATGGGTGGTGAAATGCGGGTTGAAAGTAAAATAGGTAAAGGAAGTACTTTTTCCTTTACCGCCTCCTTCAAAAAATCCCAGGTTTCCCCAGCATCTGAAGTTCGCGAACAGGATAAAACTTTTTTGACATGGGCCGGCCCCCCGCTGAAAATCCTCTTGGCTGAAGACAACCCGTTTAACCAGGACCTGGCAAAGATTATTCTTGAAAAACAAGGTCATCACGTAGAAGTTGCCCAAAATGGAAGGGAAGCTTTAGGATTCCTTATTGATGCTGATTTCGATGTTATTCTGATGGATGTTCAAATGCCGATAATGGATGGTTTAACCACTACCAGACTTATCCGTCGTTGTGAGACCACAAAAAATCCCATAGCCGGAGAGCAGCAGGAATTGCTCCAAAAATTGTCAAGAAAAATTTGTGCCGGTCATATTCCTATTGTGGCAATGACTGCCTATGCTATGAGTGAAGACCGAAAAAAATGTCTCGACGCGGGAATGGATGATTACGTCGCCAAACCTTTTGAGGAAGAGGAAATCTATCGTGCCTTGGCAAAAGTAACAACTCCCCCGGACCAGCAGAAACAGAGCCAATCGTAG